A genomic window from Providencia alcalifaciens includes:
- a CDS encoding CoA pyrophosphatase, protein MTELNSFINRFQFTLPLSRQPATSAGKAAAVLLPIINKSNPTLLLTQRSPLLRSHAGQVAFPGGSRDPEDSNLIATALREAYEEVAIPPEKVQVLGQLSPISSIGGYQVTPIVGLVPDNIRYQANPSEVSSIFEIPLFDALSLQKHKYVDINRSGRENRVFFYWYNNHLVWGLTASILHQLALQLD, encoded by the coding sequence ATGACTGAGCTGAATAGCTTTATTAACCGTTTTCAATTTACACTCCCGCTTTCTCGCCAACCCGCCACATCGGCGGGTAAAGCAGCTGCGGTCCTATTGCCGATTATTAATAAATCCAATCCGACATTATTGCTCACACAACGGTCACCGCTTTTACGTTCTCATGCTGGTCAAGTGGCATTTCCGGGTGGCTCTCGCGACCCTGAAGATTCAAACTTAATTGCGACCGCATTGCGAGAAGCCTACGAAGAAGTCGCTATTCCACCTGAAAAAGTGCAGGTCTTAGGGCAACTTTCACCTATCTCCAGTATTGGTGGCTATCAAGTCACCCCTATTGTGGGCCTTGTACCCGATAATATTCGATATCAGGCGAATCCAAGCGAAGTTTCCTCTATTTTTGAAATTCCCCTATTTGATGCGTTATCCCTACAAAAACATAAATATGTGGATATCAACCGCTCTGGTCGCGAAAATCGGGTCTTTTTCTACTGGTATAACAATCACTTAGTTTGGGGGCTCACTGCATCCATCCTGCATCAACTCGCCCTACAACTGGATTAG
- a CDS encoding L-serine ammonia-lyase: protein MISVFDMFKVGIGPSSSHTVGPMKAGKEFVDDLVNKQLLPSVTRIAVDVYGSLSLTGKGHHTDIAIIMGLAGNLPATVDIESIPSFIKNVEETEKLLLANGTHTVDFPREGGMNFRQDNLPLHENGMTIHAFAGDEEIYTKTYYSIGGGFIVDEEHFGQTSSDSKPVSYPFNSASELLLKCKESGLSISSLMMKNELDLHPREEIDAYFADVWKTMQACIERGLNTEGVLPGPLRVPRRAPALNRLVTSASKLSNDPMNVVDLINMYALAVNEENAAGGRVVTAPTNGACGIVPAVLAYYNHCVEPVTPELYLRYFLASGAVGILYKMNASISGAEVGCQGEVGVACSMAAAGLAELFGASPEQVCIAAEIGMEHNLGLTCDPVAGQVQVPCIERNAIASVKAINAARMALRRTSEPRVSLDKVIETMYETGKDMNAKYRETSRGGLAIKVQCD from the coding sequence GTGATAAGCGTTTTCGACATGTTTAAAGTGGGCATTGGCCCTTCAAGCTCTCATACCGTCGGTCCGATGAAAGCTGGGAAAGAATTTGTCGATGATTTGGTCAATAAGCAATTATTGCCATCCGTCACCCGTATCGCAGTAGACGTTTATGGCTCTTTATCCCTAACAGGTAAAGGTCACCATACCGATATCGCCATTATTATGGGTTTAGCAGGCAACCTCCCTGCTACCGTTGACATTGAATCAATCCCATCCTTTATCAAGAATGTGGAAGAAACAGAAAAGCTGCTGTTAGCTAATGGCACTCATACTGTTGATTTCCCACGTGAGGGTGGCATGAATTTCCGTCAAGATAACTTACCGTTACATGAAAACGGTATGACTATCCACGCCTTCGCTGGCGACGAGGAAATTTACACTAAAACCTATTATTCCATCGGCGGTGGTTTCATTGTTGATGAAGAACATTTTGGTCAAACATCGTCAGACAGCAAACCCGTCTCTTATCCGTTTAATTCCGCGAGTGAATTACTCCTCAAATGTAAAGAATCGGGCTTATCCATTTCTAGCCTGATGATGAAAAACGAGCTGGATTTACATCCTCGCGAAGAGATTGATGCTTACTTTGCCGATGTATGGAAAACCATGCAAGCCTGTATTGAGCGCGGTCTGAACACTGAAGGTGTCCTTCCGGGTCCCTTGCGCGTTCCTCGTCGTGCACCGGCACTGAACCGCTTAGTGACTTCTGCGAGTAAACTGTCTAATGACCCAATGAACGTGGTTGATTTAATCAATATGTACGCATTGGCCGTTAACGAAGAAAACGCAGCAGGTGGTCGTGTTGTTACTGCACCAACCAACGGTGCTTGTGGTATCGTTCCTGCCGTTTTGGCGTATTACAACCATTGCGTTGAACCCGTTACCCCAGAACTTTACTTGCGCTATTTCTTAGCGTCTGGCGCCGTTGGCATTCTGTACAAAATGAATGCGTCTATTTCTGGCGCAGAAGTAGGTTGCCAAGGCGAAGTCGGTGTTGCCTGCTCAATGGCAGCGGCAGGTTTAGCGGAATTATTTGGTGCAAGCCCAGAGCAAGTCTGCATTGCAGCTGAAATTGGTATGGAGCACAACTTAGGTTTAACCTGTGATCCTGTTGCTGGACAAGTTCAAGTACCTTGTATTGAACGTAACGCAATCGCCTCTGTTAAAGCTATCAATGCCGCACGCATGGCTTTACGTAGAACCAGCGAGCCTCGCGTTTCTCTCGATAAAGTTATCGAAACCATGTACGAAACGGGTAAAGATATGAATGCCAAATACCGCGAAACATCTCGCGGTGGCTTAGCTATCAAAGTCCAGTGTGATTAA
- the manX gene encoding PTS mannose transporter subunit IIAB, producing MSIAIMIGTHGVAAEQLLRTTEMLIGEQENVSFIDFVPGENADTLFEKYTQKLTTLDTSAGVLFLVDTWGGSPFNAATRIANEHDNYEIITGVNVPMLVETFMCRDDNPSMDELITVALETGRGGIRPFKFKEVVAEIPAPVAVSAPAPQPVIAGPGEHMIIALARVDDRLIHGQVATRWTKEMRVKRIIVVSDEVSKDTVRSTLLKQVAPPGVTAHVVDVDKCVRVYNNPKYSGERVMLLFTNPTDVQRIVEQGVEIDSVNIGGMAYTEGKTMVTNAVSINQKDIDAFNYLNDKNIELEVRKVASDSKVHMMDLINKLKK from the coding sequence GTGAGTATAGCTATTATGATTGGTACCCACGGAGTTGCTGCCGAACAGCTACTCCGAACCACCGAGATGTTAATAGGCGAGCAAGAAAACGTCTCGTTTATTGACTTTGTCCCTGGGGAAAATGCTGACACCCTATTTGAAAAATACACACAAAAGCTGACCACTCTTGATACCTCAGCGGGTGTGCTATTTCTTGTTGATACGTGGGGAGGTAGTCCATTTAATGCTGCTACACGCATTGCCAATGAGCATGACAATTACGAAATCATTACAGGCGTAAATGTCCCAATGCTCGTCGAGACCTTTATGTGCCGCGATGACAACCCATCCATGGATGAGTTGATCACCGTCGCACTCGAAACAGGTCGCGGTGGCATCCGTCCATTCAAATTTAAAGAAGTTGTTGCTGAAATTCCTGCGCCCGTCGCTGTCAGTGCACCTGCTCCACAACCAGTTATTGCAGGTCCGGGTGAACACATGATTATCGCTTTAGCGCGTGTTGATGACCGATTGATCCATGGTCAGGTGGCAACTCGCTGGACAAAAGAGATGCGCGTTAAACGCATTATTGTTGTCAGTGATGAAGTGTCCAAAGACACCGTTCGCTCCACCCTACTGAAGCAAGTTGCTCCTCCCGGTGTTACCGCCCACGTTGTTGACGTAGACAAATGTGTTCGTGTTTACAACAACCCGAAATATTCCGGCGAGCGCGTGATGCTGTTATTCACCAACCCAACAGATGTGCAGCGCATTGTTGAGCAAGGCGTTGAAATTGACTCGGTCAATATTGGTGGAATGGCCTATACCGAAGGTAAAACTATGGTCACCAATGCCGTATCAATTAACCAAAAAGATATCGATGCATTCAATTATCTGAATGACAAAAATATTGAGTTAGAAGTCCGTAAAGTCGCTTCAGACAGTAAAGTCCACATGATGGATTTAATTAATAAACTCAAAAAATAA
- a CDS encoding PTS mannose/fructose/sorbose transporter subunit IIC gives MELTVVQIVMVFVVACIAGMGSILDEFQFHRPLIACTLIGIVLGDMKTGIIIGGTLEMIALGWMNIGAAVAPDAALASIISTILVIAGGQSIGAGIALAIPLAAAGQVLTIIVRTITVAFQHAADRAAVSGNLTSLSIIHISALLLQAMRIAIPALIVAISVGTSEVQQLLNSIPEVVTNGLNIAGGMIVVVGYAMVINMMRAGYLMPFFYLGFVTAAFTNFNLVALGVIGVVMAILYIQLSPKYNKSQVVVSQSNSNNNLDNELD, from the coding sequence ATGGAACTTACCGTTGTTCAAATAGTAATGGTCTTCGTTGTGGCTTGTATCGCCGGTATGGGATCGATCCTCGATGAATTCCAGTTCCACCGCCCTCTCATTGCCTGTACGCTTATTGGTATTGTTCTGGGTGATATGAAAACCGGTATTATTATCGGTGGTACGCTGGAAATGATCGCGTTAGGTTGGATGAACATTGGTGCGGCCGTTGCACCAGATGCTGCATTAGCCTCCATCATTTCAACCATTCTGGTTATTGCGGGTGGGCAAAGCATTGGTGCTGGTATTGCACTGGCTATCCCACTGGCAGCAGCTGGACAAGTACTGACCATCATCGTCCGTACTATCACCGTTGCATTCCAACATGCTGCTGACCGTGCTGCGGTCTCCGGTAATTTAACCTCCCTAAGCATCATCCACATTTCTGCGTTATTACTGCAAGCAATGCGTATTGCAATCCCTGCGCTGATCGTAGCAATTTCTGTGGGAACTTCAGAAGTCCAGCAACTGCTGAACTCTATCCCTGAAGTCGTTACCAACGGCTTGAACATTGCGGGTGGTATGATTGTTGTGGTCGGTTATGCGATGGTTATCAATATGATGCGCGCTGGCTACCTGATGCCGTTCTTCTATTTAGGCTTCGTGACTGCGGCCTTTACTAACTTCAACCTTGTTGCACTTGGTGTGATTGGTGTTGTGATGGCAATTCTGTACATCCAACTGAGCCCGAAATACAACAAATCCCAAGTTGTTGTCAGCCAATCAAACAGTAACAACAATCTTGATAACGAATTAGACTAG
- a CDS encoding PTS mannose transporter subunit IID — translation MVEQTQSTEKRLTKSDIRGVFLRSNLFQGSWNFERMQALGFCFSMVPVIRRLYPENNDDRKQAIKRHLEFFNTHPYVAAPILGVTMAMEEERANGADIDDGAINGIKVGLMGPLAGVGDPIFWGTVRPVFAALGAGIAMTGSLLGPVLFFVLFNLVRLLTRYYGVAYGYKKGIDIVQDMGGGFLQKLTEGASILGLFVMGALVNKWTHVDIPLEVSRIKNQTTGVEDITTVQMILDQLMPGLVPLLLTFACMWLLRRKVNALWIIIGFFGLGILGAWLNFLAP, via the coding sequence ATGGTTGAACAAACTCAATCTACTGAAAAACGGCTGACAAAAAGCGATATTCGTGGGGTTTTCTTGCGTTCCAACTTATTCCAAGGTTCTTGGAACTTCGAACGTATGCAGGCTCTAGGTTTCTGTTTCTCAATGGTTCCCGTGATCCGTCGCTTATACCCAGAAAACAATGATGACCGTAAACAAGCGATTAAACGTCACTTAGAGTTCTTCAATACCCACCCTTACGTTGCAGCCCCAATTTTGGGTGTAACGATGGCGATGGAAGAAGAACGTGCTAATGGTGCGGACATCGACGACGGTGCAATCAACGGTATCAAAGTCGGTCTAATGGGACCATTAGCAGGTGTGGGTGACCCAATATTCTGGGGAACCGTGCGCCCAGTATTTGCTGCTCTGGGTGCAGGTATCGCGATGACAGGTAGCTTGTTAGGTCCTGTACTCTTCTTCGTTCTGTTTAACCTTGTACGTCTGTTAACTCGCTATTACGGCGTGGCTTATGGCTACAAGAAAGGGATTGATATCGTTCAAGATATGGGCGGTGGATTCCTGCAAAAACTGACAGAAGGGGCATCGATTCTGGGTCTGTTTGTTATGGGGGCGTTGGTCAATAAATGGACCCATGTCGACATTCCACTCGAAGTTTCGCGGATCAAAAACCAAACCACGGGTGTGGAAGATATCACTACCGTTCAGATGATCCTCGACCAGTTAATGCCAGGATTGGTTCCACTATTGCTGACCTTCGCCTGTATGTGGCTGTTACGCCGTAAAGTGAATGCTTTATGGATCATTATTGGATTCTTCGGTTTAGGTATTCTTGGTGCTTGGTTGAATTTCTTAGCGCCATAA
- a CDS encoding DUF986 family protein gives MTLNDVVLAIIILIMLVYAIYDEFIQGTLKGKTLLKVNLKRKHRVDAIIFIVLICIVIYTNIVRHGSLLTTYLLMITIFMAIYLAFIRRPKVFFKQTGFYFANTFILYERIKTMNLSEDGILMIGLEQKKVHIQVNHLDDLQRIYDFFINHK, from the coding sequence ATGACCTTAAATGATGTCGTTTTAGCCATTATCATTTTGATCATGCTTGTATACGCAATCTATGATGAATTTATTCAAGGAACACTGAAAGGCAAAACTCTATTAAAAGTTAACTTAAAACGTAAACATCGAGTGGATGCCATCATTTTTATTGTTCTCATTTGTATAGTCATTTATACAAATATTGTTCGACATGGTAGTTTATTAACCACTTATTTATTAATGATTACTATTTTTATGGCTATTTATTTAGCTTTTATTCGTCGACCAAAAGTGTTTTTTAAACAAACTGGCTTTTATTTCGCTAATACATTTATTTTATATGAGCGAATTAAAACAATGAATTTATCTGAAGATGGTATTTTAATGATTGGATTAGAGCAAAAGAAAGTCCACATTCAAGTTAACCATCTTGATGATTTACAAAGAATTTATGATTTCTTTATTAATCATAAATAA
- the mntP gene encoding manganese efflux pump MntP, whose protein sequence is MSFYATLILALALSMDAFAVAICKGAVLHKPRFREILRTGFIFGFIEAITPIIGWGIGILASQYVIRWDHWIAFALLFILGGRMIWQSLTTKDEDCCAKPSSHSAGNLVLSAIATSLDAMAIGLGLAFLQVDIVHTAMTIGLTTMIMATIGMMIGRYVGPLLGNKAEILGGLVLIAIGFNILFEHLELFMYAS, encoded by the coding sequence ATGAGCTTTTACGCAACTCTCATCCTCGCCCTCGCGCTCTCTATGGATGCTTTCGCTGTCGCTATTTGTAAAGGTGCAGTGCTCCATAAACCCCGTTTTCGTGAAATTCTCCGTACTGGTTTTATCTTTGGTTTTATTGAAGCTATCACGCCTATCATTGGCTGGGGCATTGGTATTTTAGCCAGCCAGTATGTGATCCGTTGGGATCACTGGATTGCGTTTGCCCTACTGTTCATTCTTGGCGGGCGTATGATCTGGCAAAGTCTAACTACCAAAGATGAAGATTGCTGCGCCAAACCATCTAGTCACAGTGCAGGAAATTTAGTGCTATCTGCCATTGCCACCAGCCTTGATGCGATGGCAATTGGTTTAGGTCTGGCTTTCCTACAAGTGGATATTGTCCATACAGCCATGACTATTGGCTTAACCACGATGATAATGGCGACAATTGGCATGATGATTGGCCGTTACGTAGGCCCATTATTAGGAAATAAAGCAGAGATTTTAGGCGGGCTAGTACTTATCGCAATTGGATTTAATATCCTCTTTGAGCATCTCGAATTATTTATGTACGCATCGTAA